One genomic region from Cardiobacteriaceae bacterium TAE3-ERU3 encodes:
- a CDS encoding YgdI/YgdR family lipoprotein, giving the protein MKKRITLFFAVMVLAGCSVLNSHSLYEVRLTSGERLYADSKPELKDDSYEFHDVNDQKYIINRASVLYIEPSEFSR; this is encoded by the coding sequence ATGAAAAAAAGGATCACGTTGTTTTTTGCTGTGATGGTGCTAGCTGGTTGTAGTGTTTTGAATAGTCATTCTCTCTATGAGGTACGTTTGACCAGTGGTGAACGCCTTTACGCGGATAGTAAGCCTGAATTAAAAGATGATTCATACGAATTCCATGATGTAAATGATCAAAAATATATTATTAACCGCGCTTCTGTGCTCTACATTGAGCCATCGGAATTTAGCCGTTGA
- a CDS encoding translocation/assembly module TamB domain-containing protein produces the protein MKNTVGFLLKSIKWLLLTLLLIVLLLVALLAYFTATETGYRQLPRVISALSPYKISYSSLEGHLWTRQSWRDFSLQGPGVDAHADALIIDNDSGFSPARVAFSQVLLSGADIDLQESTQPDDTSGGIPKHLPQIDLPFDVVLDEVRLDDVAVSQSGTSIIKIDHAELNARYQHGHLTSAVMMRSDLADAQLDVDLTTLEDYPLKLDAEATVHNLAEPQKLKIDASGSVLKPAMNIAATGYAELDATVAGLVELDKQQLDLKVDWQQLAVAESITSEEGYLRAAGPFEQLAISADAQLAGQDIPATSINGGAEVSANGAKDIHLDIGTLNGTVAFIGEVSFAPVISWQGSLTARDIDGSAYQKDLDLTLNADVVTEGELSSKDQHALLTINTLQGSWQGYPLNGDGTLRYANGRVNAQGFHLNIAENTITATGELGESNSALNVILDAAHLDNLTPAVDGNVNAHFLLSGDISNLDIDGALKWRDLSYTNDSGEQLLRHSNGDLDISGQPSALNLLVSTEASGRDFPPTQVEGKAVASVERIRDIDLQLVSGEGRAHVTGAVALKPDLAWDVNVVSEQFDPGRFVSDYPGSINANIDSSGVIASDGKIAVSATINELVGTLLNLPLTGNGAVHYDENSIRADNLLLNIAGNRVNANGELNDSDGQLLLDIDAAQLATLVPEMTGAVSGKATLSGVIDDPNINADLQWQNLSYTESESKTVLFESEQGTLQAKGNLEGLNVVTDLTASGRDFPQSHLGGRADVSQTEISNMDLQLTSGEGTAHVTGVVTLKPDIAWDVNVESQNFDPGRFASDYPGNINANIASNGVITSDRKIAAYATIHELNGTLLNQPLKGNGDIRFDKDGIRADNLLLNIAGNRISANGELNESGGELALDIDANQLGALVPGVAGAVSGKATLTGAIDDPTIDTDIQWQNLSYTDTQVDAVLFDSPLGRLQAEGNLDGLNVQTELTASGRDFPQSSLKGRAHVNQEQVSDIDLQLVSGKGTAHVTGSVAIQPDVSWDIKIDSKDFDPSRFVPDYPGNINANIASSGTISSDGDIAADMTINELGGSLLDYPLEGNGAVHYDSSGIRAENLRLNIANNRINANGVLDQSGGELALDIDAGQLGALVPGISGAVKGHASLTGAVNDPNIDADLQWQNLRYKDPDSNAVLFDSAQGGLQAKGNIDGLDVQTDLIASGRDFPQSRLSGGARVNPKRVNDIDLVLQQGDGRARLTGSADLQPEISWSIDLKTENFNPGAFVDGYEGKVNADIASEGKISKSGKLNANAEIKSISGTLNGEPLRGQGSVILENGSVSMQGMEVGLGENKFAVSGGVADGKFDMKFNIEGRNLSSLYKPLGGTFDAVGSIKGNAEQPEVDITASAKNIAYQDYRISSADVRLDSALRTGGALNNTINLSGVSLAGQQWQSIALNTEGKFDQHTIKFLTNGGEFNLDLAAQGGLKALDSWVGKITQLNATGDGLNWHLQQASALAVSPKSQKLDDFCLVDGISGLCVDVAHDQQTAITYRIDKLSPQSFAAFIPDMIRTTITAQGKGDVRIAANGQMSGQADITFTPGNIVIAPEDSAPVTLDLTKGNIIAAFKGQQANIASDIAFADAGELSLRTRISDFSAPKLDGQLAVNIPDIGEFRYLVPMVSDMRGSINGDLRFSGAASNPAVGGQIELAGGYIVIPEYATELSDIRLQLSAARTGKIDINGQVGTPRGALDINGALALAPVRLDLNLDGQNMLIADAENMRVVVTPSFDVKIDPDQGINVDGKVIIPEARVSIPDTSGGVSVSKDVVIVGKDDKSTQEKIKNAQTPFNASIAVELGDQVYFNNSDVNLRLIGGITVFMRPNRPITAEGTISVASGIYELYGQELDIKRGRVTFSGGNIANPTVEVLALREIADVQAGAQINGDVEHLHLTLTSNPAMPDSAILSYLLFGRAPDSGTDTDALLQTAASYTLGGVFPDNLAQETGLDVLDIGVTGMKAGKYLGDDLYVGMQSNFFTALTEFIARYQFSDRLKAEATASGQDNAIDFIYEFESN, from the coding sequence ATGAAAAACACTGTTGGTTTTTTACTCAAGTCAATCAAATGGCTGCTGTTGACTTTACTGTTGATCGTCTTATTGCTGGTTGCATTATTGGCATATTTTACCGCGACTGAGACTGGCTACCGGCAATTGCCTCGAGTCATCAGTGCGTTAAGCCCTTACAAAATTAGCTATTCATCGCTGGAAGGGCACTTGTGGACGCGCCAATCATGGCGAGATTTTTCGCTACAGGGTCCTGGGGTTGATGCTCACGCTGATGCGCTGATTATTGATAATGACAGCGGCTTTTCACCCGCAAGAGTTGCATTTTCGCAAGTGCTCCTTTCAGGGGCAGATATTGATCTGCAGGAAAGTACTCAGCCTGATGATACATCTGGTGGTATACCGAAGCATTTGCCACAAATTGATTTGCCGTTTGATGTCGTGCTTGACGAAGTACGCCTTGATGATGTCGCTGTATCACAGAGTGGCACGAGTATTATCAAGATTGACCACGCCGAGCTCAATGCACGCTACCAGCATGGTCATCTTACCAGTGCGGTGATGATGCGTAGTGATTTGGCCGATGCGCAATTGGATGTGGATTTAACAACTTTGGAAGATTATCCGCTCAAGCTTGATGCGGAAGCTACCGTGCACAACCTTGCTGAGCCTCAGAAGCTCAAGATCGATGCTTCAGGGAGCGTGTTGAAGCCAGCCATGAATATTGCGGCAACGGGTTATGCAGAGCTTGATGCGACAGTTGCTGGCCTCGTGGAACTCGATAAGCAGCAGCTGGATTTAAAGGTTGACTGGCAGCAGCTGGCGGTGGCTGAGAGCATCACCAGTGAAGAAGGGTATTTACGTGCAGCTGGCCCCTTCGAGCAGCTTGCCATAAGTGCAGATGCCCAATTGGCCGGGCAAGACATTCCTGCAACCAGTATTAATGGTGGTGCGGAAGTATCAGCCAATGGTGCGAAAGATATCCATCTTGATATTGGGACGCTTAACGGCACGGTGGCGTTTATTGGTGAGGTTTCTTTCGCCCCCGTTATCAGCTGGCAAGGAAGTTTAACCGCTAGAGATATTGATGGTAGCGCTTACCAAAAAGATCTGGATCTGACTCTTAATGCCGATGTCGTCACAGAAGGTGAGTTAAGCAGTAAGGATCAGCATGCTTTGCTCACGATCAATACATTGCAAGGTAGTTGGCAAGGCTACCCGCTCAATGGCGACGGTACCCTGCGATATGCAAATGGAAGGGTGAATGCCCAAGGTTTCCACCTCAATATTGCTGAAAATACCATTACTGCGACTGGCGAGCTTGGTGAAAGTAACAGTGCCTTAAATGTAATTCTTGATGCTGCGCATTTGGATAACTTGACTCCGGCTGTGGATGGCAATGTCAATGCTCACTTCCTGTTGAGTGGTGATATAAGTAATCTTGATATTGATGGAGCGCTGAAGTGGCGTGATCTTTCCTATACCAATGATAGCGGTGAGCAATTGTTGCGTCATTCTAATGGGGATTTGGATATTTCAGGTCAGCCCAGTGCATTAAATTTATTGGTCAGTACTGAAGCCAGCGGTCGTGATTTCCCACCTACTCAAGTTGAAGGGAAAGCGGTCGCATCTGTTGAGCGAATCAGGGATATTGACTTGCAGCTTGTCAGTGGTGAAGGTCGTGCCCATGTGACTGGTGCAGTTGCATTGAAGCCAGATCTTGCCTGGGATGTCAATGTCGTCAGTGAGCAATTCGATCCGGGTCGTTTTGTATCAGATTATCCAGGTAGTATTAATGCCAATATTGATAGCAGCGGTGTCATCGCAAGTGATGGAAAAATTGCGGTCAGTGCCACTATTAATGAGCTTGTTGGTACGTTACTCAATTTACCCCTTACTGGTAATGGTGCTGTTCATTACGATGAAAATAGCATTCGTGCAGATAACTTACTGCTCAATATTGCGGGCAATCGGGTTAATGCAAACGGTGAGCTTAACGACAGCGATGGTCAGTTGTTATTAGATATTGATGCCGCCCAGCTGGCAACATTGGTACCTGAAATGACGGGTGCTGTAAGTGGTAAAGCCACTTTAAGTGGCGTGATTGATGATCCTAATATCAATGCAGATTTGCAGTGGCAAAACCTGAGTTATACAGAAAGTGAGAGCAAGACCGTATTATTTGAGTCTGAGCAAGGAACTCTACAAGCGAAAGGTAATTTAGAAGGGCTGAATGTTGTCACTGATTTGACTGCATCTGGCCGTGATTTTCCTCAAAGTCACTTGGGTGGCCGTGCAGATGTGAGCCAGACTGAAATCAGTAATATGGACTTGCAGCTTACAAGCGGCGAAGGTACAGCACATGTGACCGGAGTGGTCACACTTAAGCCCGATATTGCTTGGGACGTCAATGTTGAGAGTCAAAATTTTGATCCAGGCCGTTTTGCGTCAGACTACCCGGGTAATATTAATGCCAATATTGCCAGTAATGGCGTGATCACAAGTGACCGAAAAATTGCAGCTTATGCGACGATTCACGAGCTTAACGGTACGCTGTTAAACCAACCACTCAAAGGCAATGGGGATATCCGCTTCGATAAAGATGGCATACGTGCAGATAATTTGCTGCTCAATATTGCCGGAAACCGAATCAGTGCCAATGGAGAACTCAATGAAAGTGGTGGTGAACTTGCGCTAGATATTGATGCTAATCAGCTTGGTGCTTTAGTGCCGGGTGTTGCTGGTGCCGTGAGTGGTAAAGCAACGCTTACTGGTGCCATTGATGACCCCACTATCGACACTGACATACAGTGGCAAAACCTGAGCTACACAGATACGCAAGTGGATGCTGTTTTGTTTGATTCACCACTAGGTAGGCTGCAAGCAGAAGGCAATCTTGATGGGCTCAATGTGCAAACTGAGTTGACGGCATCTGGGCGAGATTTTCCACAAAGCAGCCTAAAAGGGCGTGCTCATGTTAATCAAGAGCAGGTCAGTGATATTGATTTGCAGCTTGTTAGTGGTAAAGGTACCGCTCACGTTACTGGTAGTGTGGCTATTCAGCCAGACGTAAGTTGGGATATTAAGATTGATAGCAAAGATTTTGATCCAAGCCGTTTTGTGCCGGACTATCCTGGAAATATCAATGCCAATATCGCCAGCAGCGGTACAATCTCAAGCGACGGTGATATAGCCGCTGATATGACCATCAATGAGCTGGGTGGCTCATTGCTTGATTACCCTCTCGAAGGTAATGGCGCAGTACATTACGATAGCAGCGGTATTCGCGCAGAGAATTTACGACTCAATATCGCCAATAACCGGATTAATGCTAACGGTGTGCTCGATCAAAGTGGAGGAGAGTTGGCGCTTGATATTGATGCTGGTCAGTTAGGGGCTTTGGTGCCAGGGATCAGTGGTGCGGTGAAAGGCCATGCCAGCTTGACTGGTGCAGTTAATGATCCGAATATCGACGCAGATTTGCAGTGGCAAAACTTACGCTATAAAGATCCCGATAGCAATGCGGTACTATTTGACTCTGCTCAAGGTGGATTACAGGCAAAAGGTAATATCGACGGGTTAGATGTCCAAACTGATTTAATCGCCTCAGGCCGTGACTTTCCGCAAAGTCGCTTAAGTGGCGGTGCGAGAGTCAACCCCAAGCGGGTTAATGATATTGATCTTGTTTTGCAGCAGGGTGATGGGCGTGCCAGACTTACGGGAAGTGCTGATTTACAGCCTGAAATCAGTTGGTCTATTGATCTAAAGACGGAAAATTTCAATCCGGGCGCCTTTGTTGACGGCTATGAAGGTAAGGTTAACGCAGATATTGCCAGTGAAGGGAAGATTTCAAAATCCGGTAAGCTCAATGCTAACGCAGAAATAAAATCCATCAGCGGCACGTTGAATGGTGAGCCTCTGAGGGGACAAGGTAGTGTCATCTTGGAAAATGGTTCAGTCAGTATGCAGGGCATGGAGGTTGGCCTGGGGGAGAATAAATTTGCTGTCAGCGGTGGTGTCGCCGATGGCAAATTTGATATGAAGTTCAACATTGAAGGGCGTAATTTGTCATCCCTGTACAAGCCACTTGGTGGTACTTTCGATGCTGTTGGTTCAATCAAAGGTAACGCTGAACAGCCTGAAGTGGATATAACTGCTTCAGCAAAAAATATTGCGTATCAGGATTACCGTATCAGTAGCGCTGATGTTCGCTTAGATAGCGCGTTGCGTACAGGTGGTGCGTTGAACAATACCATTAATCTTTCGGGCGTATCGCTGGCTGGTCAGCAATGGCAGTCTATCGCCCTGAATACAGAGGGCAAGTTTGATCAACACACTATAAAATTCTTAACCAATGGTGGGGAATTCAATCTTGATTTGGCTGCACAAGGCGGGCTAAAAGCACTTGATAGTTGGGTTGGGAAAATTACTCAGCTTAATGCAACCGGAGATGGCTTGAATTGGCACTTGCAGCAAGCGAGTGCTCTGGCGGTATCACCCAAAAGTCAAAAACTGGACGATTTTTGCCTCGTGGATGGGATATCGGGTTTGTGTGTTGATGTAGCGCATGATCAGCAAACCGCAATTACTTATCGAATTGACAAATTATCGCCGCAAAGCTTTGCAGCATTTATACCTGACATGATCCGCACAACAATCACTGCACAGGGGAAAGGGGATGTACGCATTGCGGCTAATGGGCAGATGAGCGGGCAAGCTGATATCACCTTTACACCCGGGAATATTGTTATTGCTCCTGAGGATTCTGCTCCAGTCACCTTGGACCTGACCAAAGGAAACATTATTGCCGCATTTAAGGGACAGCAGGCAAATATAGCGTCAGACATTGCATTTGCTGATGCTGGTGAACTTAGCCTCCGTACCCGGATCAGTGACTTTTCTGCGCCCAAGCTAGATGGGCAACTTGCAGTAAATATTCCAGATATCGGTGAATTCCGCTATCTCGTACCAATGGTTAGTGACATGCGTGGCAGCATTAATGGTGATTTACGTTTTTCAGGAGCTGCGTCTAATCCTGCTGTAGGTGGGCAAATCGAGCTTGCTGGCGGCTATATTGTTATTCCTGAATATGCAACAGAGCTGAGTGATATTCGCTTGCAGCTTTCAGCGGCACGCACAGGCAAAATTGATATCAATGGTCAAGTAGGCACGCCACGTGGCGCCCTCGATATCAATGGCGCTCTGGCTTTAGCGCCTGTACGCCTTGATCTTAATCTTGATGGCCAGAATATGTTGATCGCCGATGCGGAAAATATGCGCGTTGTCGTGACGCCAAGTTTCGATGTCAAAATAGATCCGGATCAGGGCATCAATGTTGATGGGAAAGTGATCATTCCAGAGGCACGTGTATCAATACCTGATACTTCAGGTGGTGTGAGTGTCTCGAAAGATGTAGTGATTGTCGGCAAGGACGACAAATCTACCCAGGAAAAAATCAAGAACGCGCAGACACCCTTTAATGCAAGTATTGCTGTCGAGCTGGGCGATCAAGTTTACTTCAACAACAGCGACGTCAATTTGCGCTTAATTGGTGGTATTACGGTATTTATGCGTCCGAATCGTCCTATCACAGCAGAAGGTACGATTTCAGTCGCTAGTGGTATCTACGAACTTTATGGGCAAGAGCTCGATATCAAGCGCGGGCGAGTAACCTTTTCTGGTGGCAATATAGCTAACCCTACAGTAGAAGTACTGGCATTGCGTGAGATTGCAGATGTTCAAGCTGGTGCACAGATTAATGGCGATGTTGAGCATTTACACCTAACCCTGACTTCAAACCCGGCAATGCCTGATTCGGCAATTCTCTCTTATTTATTGTTTGGGCGTGCGCCTGATTCAGGCACGGATACAGATGCATTGCTCCAAACCGCTGCGAGCTATACGCTAGGCGGCGTCTTCCCGGATAATCTTGCGCAGGAAACAGGGCTTGATGTTTTAGATATTGGCGTAACCGGCATGAAAGCAGGTAAGTACCTTGGTGATGACCTGTATGTTGGTATGCAGTCTAATTTCTTTACTGCACTGACGGAATTTATTGCTCGTTATCAATTCAGTGATCGTCTCAAAGCCGAAGCAACGGCAAGTGGGCAAGATAATGCAATTGACTTTATTTACGAATTTGAAAGCAATTAA
- the murJ gene encoding murein biosynthesis integral membrane protein MurJ has product MAKSLWRSSAAIAVMTMLSRVLGLLRDILLARYFDVGITDPFFAALRIPNTLRRFFAEGGFANAFVPVFSETKARHPDELKDLLRHTSGTLLGILMVITVLGVAFAGVIVSVVAYGMVDKPLQFALTTDMLRIMFPYIMLISLTAMAGGVLNTFHHFAVPAFTPVLLNVAIIVACLWPYAGGNGEIPPLALAWAVLFGGLSQLLIQLPFLWKLGLLVRPKWGWKHSGVRRILKLMIPTLFGSSVGQLTVLINTFLASMLVTGSISWLYYSDRMVELPIALIGVALGTVILPRLSTMRSVEDEARYVATLDWSLRWGVLVGSAAATGLCVLAPTILLSLFHGGEFKLYDVEMSTLSLRAYAFGAFFWIVVKVLAPAFYARQDTRSPVKAGITAMIVNIILALILSQYWAHVGLAAASAISAAVNVTLLLIMLRSRGVYLMPRSWRFFIQVFASNAAMGMVLWYLQDDWHLWLEHSRWWQIGHLVLLIGCGILSYFMALWMLGVRRRQLVMRG; this is encoded by the coding sequence GTGGCTAAATCACTTTGGCGTTCATCCGCTGCAATTGCGGTTATGACGATGCTGTCGCGCGTACTTGGTTTGTTGCGTGACATTTTATTGGCCCGTTATTTTGATGTCGGTATAACAGATCCTTTCTTTGCGGCGTTGCGTATCCCAAATACATTGCGGCGCTTTTTTGCAGAGGGTGGTTTTGCGAATGCTTTTGTACCGGTATTTTCCGAAACCAAAGCGCGTCATCCTGATGAATTGAAGGATTTGCTGCGCCATACATCGGGTACGTTACTCGGTATCCTGATGGTGATTACCGTTCTTGGTGTTGCCTTTGCGGGTGTGATTGTTTCTGTGGTGGCCTACGGTATGGTCGATAAACCGCTACAGTTTGCACTGACGACCGATATGCTGCGTATCATGTTTCCTTACATCATGTTGATCTCACTGACGGCGATGGCTGGAGGCGTACTAAATACTTTTCATCACTTTGCAGTACCGGCATTTACGCCCGTCCTGCTTAACGTTGCGATAATCGTTGCCTGTCTTTGGCCTTATGCTGGCGGTAATGGGGAAATTCCACCTTTAGCCTTGGCTTGGGCGGTGCTGTTTGGTGGCTTATCACAGCTGTTAATTCAACTTCCTTTTTTATGGAAGCTGGGATTGTTGGTTCGCCCGAAATGGGGCTGGAAGCACAGTGGTGTGCGGCGTATTTTGAAACTCATGATCCCGACTTTATTTGGTTCATCAGTTGGGCAGCTAACAGTATTAATCAATACTTTTCTCGCGTCGATGTTGGTGACGGGCAGTATTTCATGGCTTTATTATTCAGATCGAATGGTAGAACTACCAATTGCATTGATTGGTGTGGCGCTGGGAACGGTAATTTTGCCTCGCTTGAGTACCATGCGCAGCGTTGAAGATGAGGCGCGTTATGTCGCGACGCTGGATTGGTCACTACGTTGGGGGGTGCTTGTTGGTAGTGCAGCAGCCACGGGGCTATGCGTGCTTGCGCCAACGATTTTGCTCTCGCTATTTCATGGTGGCGAGTTCAAATTATATGATGTGGAAATGTCTACATTGAGCTTGCGGGCCTATGCATTTGGTGCGTTCTTTTGGATCGTTGTCAAAGTTCTTGCGCCAGCTTTTTATGCGCGGCAAGATACGCGTTCACCGGTCAAGGCCGGTATTACGGCAATGATCGTTAATATCATTCTTGCCTTAATCTTGAGCCAATATTGGGCGCATGTTGGGCTTGCCGCAGCGAGTGCTATTTCCGCTGCAGTGAATGTAACTCTGCTGCTAATTATGCTGCGTAGCCGAGGCGTTTATTTGATGCCACGCTCATGGCGTTTTTTCATCCAGGTGTTTGCGAGCAATGCTGCTATGGGTATGGTTCTGTGGTACTTACAGGATGATTGGCATTTGTGGTTGGAGCACAGCCGTTGGTGGCAGATTGGCCACTTAGTTTTATTAATTGGTTGTGGTATTTTAAGCTATTTTATGGCTTTGTGGATGCTGGGTGTACGCCGCCGACAATTGGTGATGAGGGGATAG
- a CDS encoding autotransporter assembly complex protein TamA, translating into MTKHNTALYLSLFPVFVVGCGGQLPNLSSQDAQPDTAAAASQSSQNVERIELKKGNPLENLQFAEDDQSNTGGDVGSHKTVEENDVLDGKTVSDIKISGIENEEQLNNARVFLTLEKLKDKEVDRPNYVAYLIENGQKEIATSQQPFGYYNVDVSVEKHFEGNNLIVSYDVRLNDPVHIDKVSVKLEGQAMGDAKFAELLQDNPLKSGDQLNHLIYERYKSRFEALAGARGYFESQFERSVVYVNPETNKADIELVYDSGPRYRFGDVDFSEVPLDEDLLERFVGFKAGEPYISRDVAVLQQDLQGSGYFQQVLVGNKPDTATKTVPVEAKLTMNKNKRYVFGIGYSTDEGVRGKFDFDWRWVNSRGHTFSSKTFVSQRKYSFDNIYRIPAENPTTDYYYFRLGASREEDKYKTTRAFAEGGYNFVVDNWSHRYALVSAIEDFTIGSDHAKVLLTYPQARVIYSSNTNRINPKSGYQIGIGGRGAVKGALSDVSFAQADLQLRALYPFNDKNAVSARADLGATWTDNFSQLPPSLRYFAGGDRSIRGYGYEQIGPRDSGGSNIGGKYKATVGLEYQYYFKPDWAAAVFVDAGDAFTHKFDTKVGAGVGVRWSSPVGPISIDIAHGLNEPNSKKVRFHINVGTELDL; encoded by the coding sequence ATGACGAAACACAATACTGCTCTATATTTATCGTTATTCCCTGTTTTTGTGGTTGGATGTGGTGGGCAATTGCCAAATTTATCCTCGCAAGACGCACAGCCAGATACAGCTGCAGCCGCAAGCCAGTCCTCGCAAAATGTTGAGCGAATTGAGCTAAAAAAAGGTAATCCTTTGGAAAATCTTCAGTTTGCGGAAGATGATCAGAGTAATACAGGTGGAGATGTTGGTAGTCATAAGACAGTAGAAGAAAATGATGTCTTGGACGGAAAAACAGTTTCTGATATAAAAATAAGTGGTATTGAAAACGAAGAACAGCTCAATAATGCGCGGGTGTTTTTGACGCTAGAAAAACTCAAAGATAAAGAGGTCGATCGCCCTAATTACGTTGCTTACCTGATTGAAAATGGGCAAAAAGAAATTGCCACATCCCAGCAACCATTTGGGTATTACAACGTCGATGTTTCAGTTGAAAAACATTTCGAGGGCAATAACCTGATTGTTTCTTATGATGTTCGCCTTAATGATCCTGTTCATATTGATAAGGTTTCTGTGAAGCTTGAAGGTCAAGCCATGGGCGATGCCAAGTTTGCTGAGCTGTTGCAAGATAATCCACTGAAATCGGGTGATCAGTTAAACCACCTAATCTATGAGCGCTATAAATCTCGCTTTGAGGCACTGGCTGGAGCGCGCGGTTATTTTGAATCCCAGTTTGAGCGTAGTGTCGTTTACGTTAACCCTGAAACCAATAAAGCTGATATTGAATTGGTGTATGACAGTGGCCCGCGTTATCGCTTTGGTGATGTGGATTTTAGCGAAGTACCGTTAGATGAGGATTTGTTAGAGCGTTTTGTTGGTTTTAAAGCCGGTGAACCGTATATTTCAAGAGACGTTGCTGTTTTGCAGCAAGATTTGCAAGGTAGTGGCTACTTTCAGCAAGTCTTGGTTGGCAATAAACCTGATACAGCGACAAAGACGGTGCCTGTCGAAGCAAAGCTAACCATGAATAAGAACAAGCGCTATGTGTTTGGCATTGGCTATTCGACTGATGAAGGTGTGCGCGGTAAGTTCGATTTTGATTGGCGCTGGGTGAACAGTCGTGGCCATACTTTTAGCAGCAAAACCTTCGTCTCGCAAAGGAAGTACAGCTTCGACAATATTTACCGCATACCGGCTGAAAACCCGACCACTGATTATTATTATTTTAGACTTGGTGCGAGCCGTGAGGAAGATAAATATAAAACGACGCGTGCTTTTGCCGAAGGCGGTTATAACTTTGTTGTGGACAATTGGTCGCACCGTTATGCCTTGGTTAGTGCAATAGAAGATTTTACGATTGGTTCTGATCACGCAAAGGTTTTGCTGACTTATCCTCAAGCTCGAGTTATTTACAGCTCGAATACAAACCGAATTAACCCCAAGTCAGGCTACCAAATTGGTATCGGTGGGCGCGGAGCGGTAAAAGGCGCTTTATCTGATGTCTCTTTCGCACAAGCGGATTTGCAGCTACGTGCGCTGTATCCATTTAATGATAAAAATGCAGTGTCAGCACGTGCTGACTTGGGCGCAACGTGGACGGACAACTTTAGCCAGTTGCCGCCGAGTCTGCGTTATTTTGCTGGTGGGGATAGGTCGATACGAGGCTATGGCTACGAACAAATCGGCCCGCGTGATAGTGGTGGCAGTAATATAGGTGGTAAATATAAAGCGACTGTTGGCTTGGAGTACCAGTATTACTTTAAGCCGGACTGGGCTGCTGCGGTATTTGTTGACGCCGGTGATGCCTTTACCCACAAATTTGACACCAAAGTTGGCGCTGGTGTTGGTGTGCGCTGGAGCTCGCCGGTTGGCCCGATCTCCATTGATATTGCTCATGGGTTAAATGAGCCAAATAGTAAGAAAGTCCGTTTTCACATTAATGTCGGTACTGAACTGGATCTCTGA
- the metF gene encoding methylenetetrahydrofolate reductase [NAD(P)H] codes for MSHVRPPVRVSCEFFPPATEEGAQKLTEVRAALRFLNCEYYSVTYGAGGSTRERTLATVERILKEGDVPVMPHLTCVAAQKKDVVDILDLYQSWGVDRIMALRGDMPSGMYQAGDLLNARELVALVRERWGQSVHVYVAAYPEIHPRSKTPEQDLLHFREKVNAGANEAVTQYFYNVDAFLRFRDDAQRLGVNIPIVPGIMPITNYTQLSRFSDMCGAQIPRWIRKRLEAYQNDLSALRDFGADVVSELCARLIDEDVPALHFYSMNRPDAVTAIAHNLGWH; via the coding sequence ATGAGTCATGTTAGGCCGCCGGTACGCGTTAGTTGTGAGTTTTTCCCGCCAGCCACAGAAGAGGGTGCTCAAAAACTTACTGAAGTTCGTGCTGCACTGAGGTTCTTGAATTGTGAGTATTATTCGGTAACTTATGGTGCAGGTGGAAGTACTCGTGAACGTACACTCGCAACGGTAGAGCGCATCTTAAAAGAAGGTGATGTGCCCGTTATGCCACATCTGACTTGTGTCGCAGCCCAAAAAAAAGATGTAGTCGATATTCTCGATTTATACCAGAGTTGGGGCGTTGATCGAATTATGGCTCTTCGTGGTGATATGCCTTCCGGCATGTATCAGGCTGGAGATTTGCTAAATGCCCGTGAACTGGTTGCACTTGTGCGTGAGCGCTGGGGGCAGTCTGTTCATGTTTACGTGGCGGCGTACCCTGAAATTCATCCACGTTCTAAAACGCCTGAGCAAGATTTACTTCATTTTCGTGAAAAGGTTAATGCGGGTGCTAATGAGGCTGTCACACAATATTTTTATAATGTTGATGCGTTTTTACGCTTCCGTGATGATGCGCAGCGCTTAGGCGTTAATATTCCAATTGTACCAGGTATTATGCCAATCACTAATTACACACAATTATCGCGATTCTCTGATATGTGTGGTGCACAGATACCGCGGTGGATACGTAAGCGGCTAGAAGCTTATCAAAATGATCTTTCTGCATTGAGAGACTTTGGGGCAGATGTCGTCAGTGAACTGTGTGCGCGGTTGATAGATGAAGATGTTCCTGCGCTGCATTTTTATAGCATGAACAGACCTGACGCTGTTACTGCGATCGCTCACAACCTCGGCTGGCACTAA